The Persephonella sp. KM09-Lau-8 nucleotide sequence ATAAATCATTCATTTTCCTCTAATTCCTGATGTCTGAGCATTTTTCCTTCTTTCATGTAGATAACTTCTTCTGCAAGGTTTGTTGCTATGTCTGCAACCCTTTCAAGATTTGAAGAGACGGTAATCAGTCTTATGCCTACTTTAATATTTTTTGGGTCTTCTACCATATATGTGTATATTTCTCTAATAATTTGTTCATGAAGGGCATCTACCTTGTCATCCCTTTCTATAACCTGTCTTGCCAGCTCTGTGTCCAGGGTTTCCAGAGATTTAACAGCATCCCTGACCATATTAAGAACAATATCTGTCATAATAGGAAGGTCAACATATTCTTTAAGTTTTGGTTTTGTCAGTATTCTTTCTGCCTGCTCCTTTATGTTTTCTGCGTGGTCGCCTATTCTTTCTAAATCTCTGTTAACAAATAAGTCCATTACCAGCATTCTCAGATATTTTGCTTCCGGTTGAAATCTGGCAATTGTTGTGATTATCAGGGTTTCATTTTCAACTTCCATCTGATCTATCTTTGGTTCTAACTCATCAACAACCTTTAAATATTCTGGATTATGTTCAATAATTGCCTTAACTGCATTTTCAATCATTGTGTCGGCCATCTCGGCCATATTTATAAGTCTGTCTCTAATTTCTTCAAGTCTTGGCTTTAAAAGCATTACTTCCTCCTTTATTATCCAAATCTACCACTTACATAATCTTCTGTAAGTTTTTCTTTAGGTGCAGTAAATATAATATCAGTTTTATCAAATTCAATAAGTTCACCAAGATACATAAAGGCAGTGTAATCAGATACACGGGCTGCCTGCTGCATATTGTGGGTAACTATCAGGATTGTTACTGTCTCTTTTAGCTGGACTACCAGTTCTTCTATCTTTGATGTTGATATTGGGTCAAGGGCTGATGTTGGCTCGTCAAAAAGTAAAACTTCAGGTTCCACAGCGAGGGCTCTTGCTATAACAAGTCTCTGTTGCTGTCCCCCTGACATTCCTGTGGCTGATTCTTTCAGTCTGTCCTTTACTTCATCCCAGAGAGCTGCCTGTCTTAAAGCCTTTTCTACCCTTTCCTCAAGCTCTGCTTTATCACGAATACCTCTAAGTTTTAATCCATAAGCAACATTATCAAATATACTCATTGGAAATGGAGTAGGTTTCTGAAATACCATTCCAACCCGGGAGCGAAGGTCTATAAGGTCAATATTATCAGAGAGTATATTAGTTCCGTCTAAAAGGATTTCTCCCTCATATTTATTTCCTGGATAAAGGTCATGCATTCTGTTAAAGCATCTAAGCAAAGTTGTTTTTCCACAACCAGAAGGTCCAATAAGTGCTGTTACCTTATTTTCATAGACAGGTAGATTAATACCCTTTAATGCTGCCTTTTCCTTATCTGGATAACCCTGCCCTGAATACCAGAAGTATAAATCTTTCACCTTTATTTTTTCTTTTTCTGACATAAAAACCTCCTATCCCTTGTATTTCCAGTGGATTATGCCTCTGGAAATTAAAGTAACAAGCAGTATGAAAAATGTTATTACAAATGAAGCAGCCCAGGCTTTTGTATGCCAGTCTTCATAAGGACCCATGGCATACACAAATATTGTAACTGTCAGGGAAGAAATAGGCTCATTCATATCCAGAGTAAAAAATGAGTTATTAAAGGATGTAAATAGTAAAGGTGCTGTTTCTCCTGCTACTCTGGATATAGAAAGTATTACACCTGTTAAAATTCCTGTTGCTGCAGATTTATAAACAATATCCTTTATTACGGTAAAATATGAAGCTCCAAGAGCAAAAGCAGCCTCCCTTAAAGTCCATGGAACAAGGGAAAGCATATCTTCTGTAGTTCTCAGGATTACCGGTATCATTATGAATGCAAGGGCTGCAGCTCCTGCCCACCCGTTAAATCCATGTATTCTGTCAACTAATTTTGTGCTCAGGAATATAAAAAGCAATACACCGATAATAACTGAAATAGAAACTAGAACTGTTTTTATAAATTTTCCTTTTTTAGGGTCTTTTATAACAAGGATTTTTCCTGTTAGCAGATTAAGAACCCCGTATATGATTATTGCAATCACCGCTGATAAAAATCCTACAGCAACTTCTCCACCCCAGTTTAACTGTCCCTGAGGCTTTACAAGAATTGCATATATAAATGTGCCTACAACAATAGATGGCACAGATACCATAATATCAGACAGAAAGCTTATAATCTGTGCCCATTTTGTTCCCCTTGCATATTCAGCAATAAATGTTCCTGCAAGAATGCCAATGGGAACCCCTATAATAACGGCAAAAAATACTATTTCCAGTTGTCCTACAAATGCATTCCTCAATCCTCCTCCCGGAATTCCCGGAGGGGCTGGGTCTTCTGTGAAAAGTTCCCAGTTAATACCTGCTATCCCATGTCTTAAAACATCTATAAGAATAAAAGACAACCAGAAAAGACCTATTCCAGCTGCAATTGATGAAAGTGTCAGGGCAATAAAACTTTTTATTTTTCTTCTTTTTACAAGGCTCATCTTGAGTATCCCCTTTCAGCTTTCATAAGGAAATATTTTGCAATAGCAAGGATTATAAAGCTTAATGAAAATAGTATCAGTGCAAGATAAAACAGAGATGACAGATATATATCTGAATCTGCCTCTGTAAATTCGTTTGCCAGAGTTACTGTGATAGTGGCAGCTGCGTCAAATAAAGAAGTTGTTATCTGGTGGTTATTTCCAAGGACAAATGCCACAGCCATTGTTTCTCCAAGTGCTCTTCCAAGAGCCAGAACAATTCCACCATAAATCCCAAGCTTTGCATAGGGAATCATAATATCCTTTACAACTTCCCATTTTGTAGCTCCCAGGGCATAGGCAGACTCTTTCATTAAATTTGGTGTTAGATTTAAAGCATCCCTTGCTATACTTGCTATGAAAGGAATTATCATAATACTCAGTATCAGGCTTGCTGTGAAAAGGTCTATACCCTGTGGGTTTCCTTCAAATAACTTTCCAATTAAAGGTATCTTGCCGAGGGTTTTTTGCATAAAGGGCTCTATATACTCAGCCATTAATGGAGCCAGGGTGAAAAGTCCCCACATACCGTATATGATACTTGGAATTGCAGCAAGCATTTCAATTGCAATTCCTATAGGGGTTTTTAGTAGTTTCGGGGATACTTCTGTCAGGAATATTGCTATTCCAAGTGCTACAGGAATTGCCATTGCCAGAGATAGCACTGTGGTAACCAGTGTTCCGTAAAGGGGTGCTGCAGCTCCAAAAATATTTTTAACAGGATCCCAGTCAACAGTAAAAATAAAATTAAGCAGCCCAAATCTATGAATAGCCAGTGATGATTCATCATAAAGAACAAATATTGTGGAAAAAACAAGGGTTAAAACAAGAAATGAAGCGGAGAAAGAAATAATCCCAAATGCAATATCAGACAGGGGCAGATTTTTTAATTTTTTCATCCTATTCCCGCATTAGAATTTTTTAAAATTATAGCAAAAAGAGGAAGGACTAACCTTCCTCATAAAATATTTACGGATTTATATTATGCTCTTTCCAGTAGTTGTAGATTTTTTCTTTCAGCTCTTTTGGTAAAGGAACGTAATCCAGTCTTTCTGCTATTTTGTCACCATTTTCAAAAGCCCATTTGAAGAATTTGTTTACCTTTTTGTTTACCTCTGTTTTCTCCCTTGCTTCCAGAATAAATGATGCTCCTGCAATTGGCCATGCATTTTCACCAGGAGCATTTACCATCCAGAGATAAAAATGTTTTTTAGGGTCAAACTGGGCTGTTGCACCTGCTGCTTTGAATGTTTCTATTGATGGTGCAACAAACTTTCCTGCAGGATTTTTCAGTAATGTATAAGAAAGTCTGTTTTGTTTTGCATAAGCAAACTCAACATATCCAATGGAGTATTTTAATCTTTTGACGTAGTTTGCAACACCTTCATTTCCTTTTCCGCCTATTCCCACTGGCCATTTAACTGCTTTTCCAGCACCAACCTTGTTTTTCCAGTCTTCACATGCGCCTGCAAGGTAGTTTGTGAATATAGCCGTTGTTCCTGAACCATCTGCCCTGTGAACTACTGATATTTCTTTGTGTGGAAGGTTCAGGTCTGGGTTCAGGGCTTTTATTTTCTGGTTGTCCCAGTATTTTATATCCCCAAGATAGATATGACACAGAGTATCAGCATCTAATTTTAGCTGTCCTCCTTTTATTCCTGGAATATTTACAACTGGAACGACTCCACCAATTATTGCTGGGAACTGGTAAAGCTTGTATTCATCTAACTTTTCAGGTGGTAAAGGTGCGTCTGATGCACCAAAATCCACTGTTCTATTTTTTATCTGTCTTATACCTCCACCTGAACCTATTGATTGGTAATTAAGTTTTATACCTGTGGCTTTGTAGTACATATAAGCCCATGCCTGATAAACTGGATATGGAAATGTTGCTCCTGCTCCGTTTATTGTATCCCCTGCAAATACTGAACAAGTCAGTATTCCTGTTGTTATTATTCCTGCTAATAATTTTTTCATGATATTCCCTCCTTTGTTATATTTATTAGAAAAACCATTGGGATGTAAATTTAATTCTTTTGATTTTTTTGTCTCCGATATCTTTGCCATAATCATCTTCCTGATATGCAATCCCAACTTTTGTCGAATTTCCTCTTAGATACCAGTTAATACCAACCACTGTTGATTTTAGTTTGTAATCCCCTTCTCCTTTCCATTTTTTCCATTCCTCATATCTTGCAAATGGAGCAATATAGTATAACTGTGGGATAACGTATTCACCTGTTATATACCAACCGTTAGATTTTCCTAATTCGTATCTTGTGTCTGTAAAATCTTTTTCAACTCCATCAAAATCAAAGTATTCATACTGTATAAAAGCTCCTTTGTAATGGGCAGAAAATTCATAATTAATTAGCGTTCTATCTATAGAGTGAGTTCCACTATTATCTGTATATTTTATTTTTGGTACTCTCCAGTATCCAATACCTACTTCTATATGTTTACCTCTACCAAAGTATGTTTCTGTTCTTTTGGTTTCTTCCCATCCAGGAATTGGAGATAAAATTAATTTACCTCCATAGAAAAAGTCCTGCTCACTTATACCATCAGGAGTGTTTCCTTTAGCGTCATGGAATTTTCCTGAGTATACTGAATCCCCAAATGCTAACTGGTAATGGATTTTTTTCTTCCAGTTACCGTATATCTGTGCATTTGTTGCACGGCGATTATGGGATATGAATTGAGCTGCTTCATCTGCAACATGTGGACGGTCATAATGAATAACCCAAGCTGATTTTACTGTTTCTGTTCTGGATACATCTATTTTAGCTCTGTAAAATTTGAAATTGACAAGGGAAGTTCCAAAAGGCTTTTTAATTTTCAGATAAGCATCCCCTACTTTAAAATTACCTTCTCCTTTATCCTGATAGTTTGCCTTATCATTTCTTATATCCATCATAAAGGATACATGTTTAGAAAACCCTACTCCTACTTCAAACCTGACCCTTCTCATATATGCGTCCCAGGTATCTATATCCTCTTTTGTAGGGTCGTTATAATCTACTTTATAATTTTCAAATGTTCCCTGTATTCTGATACCTAACTTGATATACATGTCAGGATTGTCAAAAGGCCTGATTTTCAGGTTAGGGTGAGTTTCTTTACCCAGTAGAAATTCAGGAGAGTCTTTTTTTATTACATTTGCATGTTTTATCAATTTTTTTTCTTCTTTTTTGTCCAGCTCTAAAGCTTCTTCCTTTGTTAAAATTCCTTTTTCATAAAGTTTTTTTAAGATAGGATTGTGGATTTCTTCAGCTGAAGCTAAACCTACACAGCCTAAAATTGCAGTGATTATAACTGCCTTTTTCATTATTACCTCCTCTATTAGTTTTCGTCTTTTTAACTAAATTTTAGTGAAAGAAATTTAAAACTTTATTAAATTTCTGTTAAGATTTTTTAACAATTTGAAAAAGCCCTGAACAGAAATATATTCAGAGGAAAACTTTTGTAAGAGGTGATTATGGAAGCAAGAAATATCTCAATACCGCAGCAAATTGAGAAATCCAATCTATTGGCAAAAACATATATGCTTTTAACACTTGGATTTTTAACAATGGCAGGGGGTACAGTTGTAGGTTTGCAATTTATTCCCCAGATGTTGTCCCTGGGTAAATGGGGTCTCCTGATTGTTTCTCTACTTGCAACTATAGGAACAATGCTCCTTGCTCTATTTAATCAAAGGAATACACTTGGCTACGTATTTTTCCTGCTTTTTACATTTACAATCGGGTTTTTTGATGCACCAGCAATCGCTGTTATATTCAGTTCCCCTGCACTGATTGAAATATTCAAACAGGCTTTTGTGATAACTGCTGTTGTTACCGGTAGTTTAACAGCTTATGTATTTATCACAAAAAAGGATTTTAGCTTTTTAGGTGGTTTTCTGTTTACGGGACTGATTATTGTTGTGGTTATGGCTGTTGTAAGCCTGTTCTGGCAGAATACCACTCTGGAGTTTGTGATTTCTGGAATGGGTGCACTGGTGTTCTCAGGTTTTATCCTGTATGACACTTCCAGACTTATATATGAAAAATCAACAGCTGTTGAGATTGCAATTGCATTATTTCTGGATATTATTAACCTGTTCTGGTCAATATTTAATCTGCTGAATATTTTAAAAGGTGAGGAATAAAAACTATTGACAGGGGTATAAAAATGGAAATGAAATTTAACACAATTGAAGAGGCAATTGAGGATATTAAAAACGGCAAGATGGTTATTGTTGTTGATGACCCTGACAGAGAAAATGAAGGCGACTTGGTAATGGCAGCCGAGAAGGTAACCCCTGAAGCAATTAACTTTATGGCAAAAGAAGGACGCGGTCTTATATGTCTTTCCCTTACCCCAGAAAGATGTAAAGAACTTGATATACCATTGATGACCAACACCAATACAGACCCAAAAGGAACAGCATTCTGTTTATCAATAGATGCCCATCCTGATTTTGGAACAACAACAGGTATTTCAGCTTACGACAGAGCTATCACAATAAAGCTGGCCGTTTCTCCTGATGCCAAACCTTCTGATTTTGTTAGACCTGGACATGTTTTTCCTCTAATGGCTCGTCCAGGTGGAGTTTTAGAAAGAACAGGACATACAGAAGCATCTGTTGACCTTGCCAAGCTGGCAGGCTTATATCCTGCAGGAGTAATATGCGAAATTATGAAAGAAGATGGCACAATGGCAAGACTGCCAGACCTGATGAAATTTGCAAAGAAACATAATTTAAAAATCATAACCATAGCTGACCTTGTTAAATACAGACTGAAAAGCGAAAAGTTAGTAAGCAGAGAGGCAGAAGCATACCTTCCAACAAAATTCGGCACGTTCAAGGTTTATGCATATAAAAGTAAAGTTGATGGCTCTGAACATGTTGCACTGGTAATGGGTGAGATAAAGCCAGATGAACCTGTTCTGGTCAGGGTGCATTCTGAATGTTTAACAGGGGATATCTTTGGTTCCCTTAGATGTGATTGTCAGTCCCAGCTCCATTCAGCCCTCAGAATGATAGCAAAAGAGGGAAAAGGAGTTCTGGTTTATATGAGGGGACATGAAGGCAGAGGCATAGGAATAGTCAACAAAATAAAAGCATATAAACTACAAGATGAAGGTTATGATACTGTGGAAGCAAATCATAAATTAGGTTTTCAGGCAGACCTGAGGGATTTTGGAACAGGTGCACAGATATTATTAGACCTTGGCGTTAGAAAGATGAGACTTATGACAAACAATCCAAGAAAAATAGTTGCTCTGCAGGGATTTGGTCTGGAAATAGTTGAAAGAGTTCCAATTATTACAGAAACAAATCCATACAATAAAAATTATCTTAAAACCAAAAAAATAAGACTGGGACACCTGTTAGACGAACTTCAGGGAGAAAGCTGTCAGTTAGACCATGAAGATTTACAGAGAGAAGATAAAAATAGCTGATTTTAACAAAGAATACCTCCCTCAAGTTCAGGAAATATTAAAAGAGAATTTTGAGTATCCCTGGTCTGAAGAGCAAATTCTTTCCTCTAATGCTTTTTCTATAAAAAAAGTTTTTCTCTATGAAAATAATCCTGTGGCATTTTTTGCAGGGGAACTGATATTTTCAGAAGGTTCAATCTCAATGATAGCAGTCAAGAAAGAGCTTCAAGGAAAAGGTATTGGGAAATATGTTATAAGCTGGTTTATAGACCTGTGCAAACAAAAAGGGATAAACAATATCTGGCTGGAAGTTTCCCAGAATAATAAAAAAGCTATCAGATTTTATGAAAGTTTCGGCTTTACAACACAGGATATTAGGAAAAATTATTACAAAGATGGCTCAGATGCTCTAATTATGAAACTTAGTCTTTAATTTGCTAACTCTTTGAAAAGCTCATAAAATAGTTTTATCCAGCTTCTATTTTGAGGAAAAATATGGAAATAAAAGGCAAAAAAGCATCTATTTTAATTTCAGAGCAAGAAATAAAAGAAAAAGTCAAACAGCTGGGACAGCAGATTAGTAAAGATTTTGAAGGAAAAGAATTATTAGTGGTTGGTATCCTGAAAGGCTCTTTTATTTTTATGGCTGATTTGGTAAGAGAAATACAGGGAAAAGTTTATATAGATTTTATGCAGGTTTCTTCTTATCATACAAGTATGGAAAGTTCAGGAGAAGTTATCTTTGTTAAAGATTTATCAACGGATATAAAAGGAAAAAATGTGCTGATAGTTGATGATATTATAGACACAGGTAGAACACTGGAAGCCCTTGTGGAAGCTTTATCCCAGAGGGAGCCTAACATAATAAAAACCTGTGTTTTACTGGACAAAAAAGAAAGAAGAGAAGTTAATTACGATGCTGATTATGTAGGATTTGTCATACCTGATAAATTTGTTATAGGCTATGGTTTAGACTGGGCAGAAGAAGGCAGGACATTAAAAGATATCTATGCAGTGGAGGATTAAGATGGGATTTAAACCTGTTGATGTATCAGGAAAGTTTGAAACAATCAGGACAGCAAAGGCGGAAGGCAAGATATATTTATCCCCTGAGTCCGTAGAAATGATAAAAGAAGGCAAAGTTCCAAAAGGAGATGTTTTGCTTGCTTCCCAGATGGCAGGTTTACTGGGAGCAAAAAGAACCTCTGATATACTTCCATTTTGCCATAATATAATGATCGACCATGTTGTTGTGGATACACAGCTTCAGGAAGACGGAGTTTATGTAATAGCCGAGGTTAAATGTGTAGGCAGAACAGGAGTTGAGATGGAGGCTTTAACAGCTGTTTCTGCAGCACTACTTAATGTTTATGATATGCTCAAAGCCTTTGATAAAAACATGGTTATATCTGATATAAAACTTGTTTCCAAAAGAGGTGGTAAATCAGACTGGGCTGAGGATTTATCAGGACTTAAATGTGCTGTGATTACCCTCAGTGATACATGCTATCAGGGAGAAGCCGAAGATAGAAGTGGAAAAACAGCTATTGATATTATTGAAAATGAGTTCGGCGGTCAGGTTGTTCATTATAAGATACTTCCTGATGATAAGGATATGATTGTTAATGAACTAAAAGAGCTTACAGATAAAGTGGATATTATATTTACCACAGGTGGAACAGGATTTAGTAAAAGGGATGTTACCCCAGAAGCTACTAAAGAAGTAATTAGAAAAGAGATGATAGGATTTTCTGAAGCTATGAGGATTGTTGGGATTAAATTTACTCCAAAATCTCTACTTTCAAGAGGTGTATGTGGAATTTTAGGGGATGCAACTCTTGTTATAAATCTCCCTGGTTCAACAGGTGGAGTTAAGGATAATATCAGACTTGTTGCTCCACTATTAAAACATGCAATAAGAATGGCCAAAGGTGAGAAAAAACACTGAGGCTTATCTTGGTTTTGCACTTATGTGGAAGGAGGAGAGATACCTCCTTCTTGCTGAAGAAATATTAAAAAAGGAATTTGCAGATTTTAAAATTCAATCAGAGCCTTTTAAACCTCCATTTTCAAAGTATTACCATAAAGAGATGGGCAGTCCCTTATACAAAAAATTTGTTATAACTGAACTGATTATTGATAAGTCAGAAATTGTCAAAGTAAAAAAAATGGCTATGGATATTGAAGATAAATACAGAATAGAAGGTAATAGGACAGTTAATATAGACCCGTTTTATATTGATAAAGAACAGCTTGTTGTTTCTACTTCAAAATACAGAGGAAATAGAATTTATATGGGGGATGGTGTTTTTGTGGAATTAGAGCTGTTTTACCACCATGGCTCATTCCAGCCTTTTATATGGACTTATGTAGATTATAAAGAGCATATTCCCTTTTTTAATATTGTTAGAAAACAGTTGTGAATTATTAACTAAATGTTATTCACTTTAAAATTATTTCCATTCGTATCCGCAATTTTTACAGTGCCATTTTGGGAAATCTTCACTCACTATACAACCACCAAGTTTAATTAAGCCTTTTTTCTCTTCTGCTTCTCCTTCAGGAGTTGGAAGACCATAAATAATAGGAATTGCTCTGGTAGACTTGCATTTGGGACATTTAATTTTTGATTTAACCATGAAAATTTACCTCCAAAAAGTAAACCTTTTAATTTAAAAACTTAAAATTTGAAAATTAATTTGTCATGGTTTTCGTATACTTATTTGATAGTCTTCTCTGAACTTCTTTTTCCCAGTTTGATTTTATCTCTTCTCTGCTTAGGGTTAAATCCTGATTATCATGGTAAGGCACTGCATAAGGAGATGTTTTAAGCCTATTTTCTTCTTTTTCTGTTAAAGGGGGAATATCTCCGTTTATAGTAGCAACAGTTGAAAAACTTTTTCTTCCAACAGGCTCAATTAGTCCAATTTTGAACCCTGCTTCTATTAACCCCTTTCTTACTGCAAGCGAAGCACTGTAAGTAGCCAGAATAGCATTTTCTTTCATAAGGTCTTTAACCTTTTTAAAAAGTTCAACAGTCCACATTTCTGTATTTACTTTCGGGGAAAATGCATCATAAAAAACTGCATCAAATTTGTGATCTATTGTTTTTATTACCTGCCGTGCTTCTCCAAATAAAATGGTCAGTTCAAAATTGTTTTCTCTCGCTGTGTATGTATCACCATTAAATTGTCCTGATAGTATCTGGGAGTATATATTTTGCAGATTAGGAGGAAGCTCAAGCTGTTTTATTTTGCTGAAAATATCTTTGTCTTTCTCAACTGATATGATTTTAAGGAAAATATTAGGATTGTTTTTTGTGGCAACTTCTATGGCAACAGCAACGTTGTAGCCTAAGCCAAAGCCTATGTCCAGAATATCTATTTGATTTTGTTTTTTTGCAAGCTGGTCTATTCTGCAGGGAAGAACAAATTTAAGAAGGCTTTCTGTATAAGCTCCTGCCTTTGTGCTGTGATATGCCTCGTTAAACTCTTGGTTTATAAATGTTTCTGTCCCGTCAGCAGTTTTTATTTTGCTGTCCATTGTACCTCTATTATCGGTTTGTTGTCTATAAATATTTTCCCTGTAAAAATATCCCCTTTTTCAAATTCTCCAACCCCTGAAGGGGTACCGCACATAAGAATATCTCCATCATAAACGGAGAAGTATTTTTTCATTTCCTTAATAATATCCTCAGGTTTATAAATCATATCAGCCACACTACCCGATTGCCTTAGCTGTCCATTAATCCAGAGCTCCATTTTTAAACTATTTATATGCTGAGGCTCTATTCTGACAAACTGGGAAAAAACAGCAGAGTTATCAAATGCCTTTGCCTTTTCCCATGGTAGTCCTTTACTTTTTAGTCGGTTTTGCTCTTCAACAAGTGTAAGGTCTATTCCAAATCCTACGCCTGCTATCTGGCCGTTTCTGAAAATAAAAGAGATTTCTCCTTCGTATCTGCATTTTTTGTTTGGCTTTATAAGTTGAGTTGAGATAGAGGAGTTGGGTTTGATAAAAAATACTATTTCCTCTGGATTTTTATTTCCAAGCTCCTCAATATGCT carries:
- the phoU gene encoding phosphate signaling complex protein PhoU; its protein translation is MLLKPRLEEIRDRLINMAEMADTMIENAVKAIIEHNPEYLKVVDELEPKIDQMEVENETLIITTIARFQPEAKYLRMLVMDLFVNRDLERIGDHAENIKEQAERILTKPKLKEYVDLPIMTDIVLNMVRDAVKSLETLDTELARQVIERDDKVDALHEQIIREIYTYMVEDPKNIKVGIRLITVSSNLERVADIATNLAEEVIYMKEGKMLRHQELEENE
- the pstB gene encoding phosphate ABC transporter ATP-binding protein PstB; protein product: MSEKEKIKVKDLYFWYSGQGYPDKEKAALKGINLPVYENKVTALIGPSGCGKTTLLRCFNRMHDLYPGNKYEGEILLDGTNILSDNIDLIDLRSRVGMVFQKPTPFPMSIFDNVAYGLKLRGIRDKAELEERVEKALRQAALWDEVKDRLKESATGMSGGQQQRLVIARALAVEPEVLLFDEPTSALDPISTSKIEELVVQLKETVTILIVTHNMQQAARVSDYTAFMYLGELIEFDKTDIIFTAPKEKLTEDYVSGRFG
- a CDS encoding ABC transporter permease subunit; the protein is MSLVKRRKIKSFIALTLSSIAAGIGLFWLSFILIDVLRHGIAGINWELFTEDPAPPGIPGGGLRNAFVGQLEIVFFAVIIGVPIGILAGTFIAEYARGTKWAQIISFLSDIMVSVPSIVVGTFIYAILVKPQGQLNWGGEVAVGFLSAVIAIIIYGVLNLLTGKILVIKDPKKGKFIKTVLVSISVIIGVLLFIFLSTKLVDRIHGFNGWAGAAALAFIMIPVILRTTEDMLSLVPWTLREAAFALGASYFTVIKDIVYKSAATGILTGVILSISRVAGETAPLLFTSFNNSFFTLDMNEPISSLTVTIFVYAMGPYEDWHTKAWAASFVITFFILLVTLISRGIIHWKYKG
- the pstC gene encoding phosphate ABC transporter permease subunit PstC; the protein is MKKLKNLPLSDIAFGIISFSASFLVLTLVFSTIFVLYDESSLAIHRFGLLNFIFTVDWDPVKNIFGAAAPLYGTLVTTVLSLAMAIPVALGIAIFLTEVSPKLLKTPIGIAIEMLAAIPSIIYGMWGLFTLAPLMAEYIEPFMQKTLGKIPLIGKLFEGNPQGIDLFTASLILSIMIIPFIASIARDALNLTPNLMKESAYALGATKWEVVKDIMIPYAKLGIYGGIVLALGRALGETMAVAFVLGNNHQITTSLFDAAATITVTLANEFTEADSDIYLSSLFYLALILFSLSFIILAIAKYFLMKAERGYSR
- the pstS gene encoding phosphate ABC transporter substrate-binding protein PstS, producing MKKLLAGIITTGILTCSVFAGDTINGAGATFPYPVYQAWAYMYYKATGIKLNYQSIGSGGGIRQIKNRTVDFGASDAPLPPEKLDEYKLYQFPAIIGGVVPVVNIPGIKGGQLKLDADTLCHIYLGDIKYWDNQKIKALNPDLNLPHKEISVVHRADGSGTTAIFTNYLAGACEDWKNKVGAGKAVKWPVGIGGKGNEGVANYVKRLKYSIGYVEFAYAKQNRLSYTLLKNPAGKFVAPSIETFKAAGATAQFDPKKHFYLWMVNAPGENAWPIAGASFILEAREKTEVNKKVNKFFKWAFENGDKIAERLDYVPLPKELKEKIYNYWKEHNINP
- a CDS encoding porin — encoded protein: MKKAVIITAILGCVGLASAEEIHNPILKKLYEKGILTKEEALELDKKEEKKLIKHANVIKKDSPEFLLGKETHPNLKIRPFDNPDMYIKLGIRIQGTFENYKVDYNDPTKEDIDTWDAYMRRVRFEVGVGFSKHVSFMMDIRNDKANYQDKGEGNFKVGDAYLKIKKPFGTSLVNFKFYRAKIDVSRTETVKSAWVIHYDRPHVADEAAQFISHNRRATNAQIYGNWKKKIHYQLAFGDSVYSGKFHDAKGNTPDGISEQDFFYGGKLILSPIPGWEETKRTETYFGRGKHIEVGIGYWRVPKIKYTDNSGTHSIDRTLINYEFSAHYKGAFIQYEYFDFDGVEKDFTDTRYELGKSNGWYITGEYVIPQLYYIAPFARYEEWKKWKGEGDYKLKSTVVGINWYLRGNSTKVGIAYQEDDYGKDIGDKKIKRIKFTSQWFF
- a CDS encoding Bax inhibitor-1 family protein is translated as MEARNISIPQQIEKSNLLAKTYMLLTLGFLTMAGGTVVGLQFIPQMLSLGKWGLLIVSLLATIGTMLLALFNQRNTLGYVFFLLFTFTIGFFDAPAIAVIFSSPALIEIFKQAFVITAVVTGSLTAYVFITKKDFSFLGGFLFTGLIIVVVMAVVSLFWQNTTLEFVISGMGALVFSGFILYDTSRLIYEKSTAVEIAIALFLDIINLFWSIFNLLNILKGEE
- a CDS encoding bifunctional 3,4-dihydroxy-2-butanone-4-phosphate synthase/GTP cyclohydrolase II — its product is MEMKFNTIEEAIEDIKNGKMVIVVDDPDRENEGDLVMAAEKVTPEAINFMAKEGRGLICLSLTPERCKELDIPLMTNTNTDPKGTAFCLSIDAHPDFGTTTGISAYDRAITIKLAVSPDAKPSDFVRPGHVFPLMARPGGVLERTGHTEASVDLAKLAGLYPAGVICEIMKEDGTMARLPDLMKFAKKHNLKIITIADLVKYRLKSEKLVSREAEAYLPTKFGTFKVYAYKSKVDGSEHVALVMGEIKPDEPVLVRVHSECLTGDIFGSLRCDCQSQLHSALRMIAKEGKGVLVYMRGHEGRGIGIVNKIKAYKLQDEGYDTVEANHKLGFQADLRDFGTGAQILLDLGVRKMRLMTNNPRKIVALQGFGLEIVERVPIITETNPYNKNYLKTKKIRLGHLLDELQGESCQLDHEDLQREDKNS
- the rimI gene encoding ribosomal protein S18-alanine N-acetyltransferase is translated as MKIYREKIKIADFNKEYLPQVQEILKENFEYPWSEEQILSSNAFSIKKVFLYENNPVAFFAGELIFSEGSISMIAVKKELQGKGIGKYVISWFIDLCKQKGINNIWLEVSQNNKKAIRFYESFGFTTQDIRKNYYKDGSDALIMKLSL
- the hpt gene encoding hypoxanthine phosphoribosyltransferase, which translates into the protein MEIKGKKASILISEQEIKEKVKQLGQQISKDFEGKELLVVGILKGSFIFMADLVREIQGKVYIDFMQVSSYHTSMESSGEVIFVKDLSTDIKGKNVLIVDDIIDTGRTLEALVEALSQREPNIIKTCVLLDKKERREVNYDADYVGFVIPDKFVIGYGLDWAEEGRTLKDIYAVED